One genomic region from Roseinatronobacter sp. S2 encodes:
- a CDS encoding LysR family transcriptional regulator, whose product MLSLSRLKPSHLKLLLRIAETGKLQFAADQLAISQPAASRILADIEADIGAPIFERLPRGMLPTEIGRSILRRVGMILAEFDGLEQELGMLRSGQSGRVRIGAVTGPAVGYVVPAIAHIREQSRDIDVTIHVAPSAELIRGLEERHFDFIIARPPPGYDTTDLEMNPARTERVVLLVNNQHPLAGKPACALSDLRQYEWVMQERGAPIRQAVENVFRTSDLPLPDQVSNSSSLLVALTMLAAGNAITPQAQEVAELLGANGIGARLAVLDITQTISVEPYFIIRHRHHASTAAVMRVYQRVLEIL is encoded by the coding sequence ATGCTGTCCTTGTCCCGCCTGAAACCCAGCCATCTGAAGCTGCTTTTGCGGATTGCCGAAACCGGCAAGCTGCAATTTGCGGCGGATCAGTTGGCCATTTCGCAACCTGCCGCATCGCGGATTTTGGCCGATATCGAGGCCGATATTGGCGCGCCGATATTTGAACGGTTGCCGCGCGGAATGCTGCCAACAGAAATTGGGCGTTCCATCCTGCGGCGTGTGGGAATGATCCTTGCGGAATTTGACGGGCTGGAACAGGAACTGGGCATGCTTCGGTCCGGGCAATCGGGGCGTGTGCGCATCGGGGCCGTCACCGGGCCTGCGGTGGGGTATGTTGTGCCCGCAATCGCCCATATCCGCGAACAATCCCGCGATATTGACGTGACAATCCATGTCGCGCCGTCGGCTGAGCTGATCCGCGGGCTGGAAGAACGCCATTTTGATTTCATCATCGCGCGCCCGCCGCCGGGGTATGACACCACCGATCTGGAAATGAACCCCGCGCGCACGGAACGTGTGGTGCTGCTGGTGAATAACCAGCATCCGCTGGCGGGCAAACCGGCCTGCGCCCTGTCGGATTTGCGGCAGTATGAATGGGTCATGCAGGAACGGGGGGCACCCATCCGGCAGGCGGTTGAAAATGTGTTCCGGACATCAGACCTGCCATTGCCCGATCAGGTGTCAAACAGTTCATCCCTGCTGGTGGCATTGACCATGCTTGCAGCCGGAAATGCCATCACCCCGCAGGCGCAAGAAGTCGCGGAGCTGCTGGGCGCAAACGGCATTGGCGCACGTCTGGCCGTGCTGGACATAACCCAGACCATCAGCGTGGAGCCCTATTTTATTATCCGCCACCGGCACCATGCCAGCACCGCGGCGGTTATGCGGGTTTATCAACGGGTTCTTGAAATTCTGTAG
- the mmsA gene encoding multiple monosaccharide ABC transporter ATP-binding protein, which produces MQPLLEMRAISKSFPGVKALDDVSLSVAEGEIHAIVGENGAGKSTLMKVLSGVYPAGSYEGEIHYDGALAEFRSIQDSEARGIIIIHQELALVPLLSIAENLFLGNEISRNGYIQWHETTRRTRELLARVGLNDPPNILVEKLGVGKQQLVEIAKALAKDVRLLILDEPTAALSESDSDALLELMLELKSRGMTQIIISHKLNEIRKVADSITVIRDGGTVSSLHAGRDEITEDRIVRDMVGRDMAQRYPPRARRAGPVLLDVANWSVRHPDFPERMAIKDVSFNVREGEVVGIAGLMGAGRTELAMSVFGRSYGRDIQGEVRMRGTPVKLNTVSDAIAAGLAYATEDRKSLGLILEDSIQRNITLANLHAVSSRGLLNEAREAQVAEGYRKSMNIRTPGVYQRVMNLSGGNQQKVVLSKWLFSGPEVLILDEPTRGIDVGAKFEIYGLINELSAQGKGVVMISSEMPELLGMCDRIYVMNEGAFMGELTAEDASQERIMSMIVTRSEKV; this is translated from the coding sequence ATGCAGCCGCTGCTAGAAATGCGCGCAATTTCCAAGTCATTTCCCGGTGTCAAGGCGCTGGACGACGTAAGCCTGTCGGTGGCCGAAGGGGAAATTCATGCAATTGTCGGTGAAAACGGTGCGGGCAAATCAACCCTGATGAAGGTGCTGTCAGGCGTCTATCCGGCGGGCAGTTATGAAGGCGAAATCCATTATGATGGCGCTTTGGCGGAATTCCGGTCCATTCAGGACAGCGAAGCGCGCGGGATCATCATCATCCATCAGGAACTTGCCCTTGTGCCGTTGCTGTCGATAGCCGAAAACCTGTTTCTGGGCAATGAAATCAGCCGCAACGGATATATCCAGTGGCACGAAACAACACGCCGCACACGCGAATTGCTGGCGCGCGTGGGGCTAAATGACCCACCGAATATTCTGGTGGAAAAGCTGGGCGTGGGCAAACAGCAACTGGTCGAGATTGCGAAAGCACTGGCCAAGGATGTGCGCCTGCTGATCCTTGACGAACCCACCGCCGCATTATCGGAATCCGACAGCGATGCGCTGCTGGAACTGATGCTGGAACTGAAATCGCGCGGGATGACGCAGATCATCATCAGCCATAAACTGAATGAAATCCGCAAGGTGGCCGACAGCATCACGGTTATCCGCGATGGCGGCACCGTGTCCAGCCTGCATGCGGGCCGCGATGAAATTACCGAAGACCGCATTGTGCGCGACATGGTTGGCCGTGACATGGCGCAGCGCTATCCCCCGCGCGCGCGCCGCGCAGGGCCTGTGTTGCTGGATGTGGCGAACTGGTCGGTGCGCCACCCCGATTTCCCCGAACGCATGGCCATCAAGGACGTGTCCTTCAATGTCCGCGAAGGCGAGGTGGTGGGCATCGCGGGCCTTATGGGCGCGGGGCGCACGGAACTGGCCATGAGCGTGTTCGGGCGGTCCTATGGCCGCGACATTCAGGGCGAGGTGCGCATGCGCGGCACCCCCGTCAAGCTGAACACCGTCAGCGATGCAATTGCCGCAGGGCTGGCCTATGCCACCGAGGACCGCAAGTCGCTGGGCCTGATTCTGGAAGACAGCATCCAGCGCAATATCACACTGGCCAATCTGCATGCTGTGTCCAGCCGCGGTCTGCTGAATGAAGCACGCGAAGCGCAAGTGGCCGAAGGCTACCGCAAAAGCATGAATATCCGCACGCCGGGCGTGTATCAGCGTGTCATGAACCTGTCGGGCGGCAATCAGCAAAAGGTGGTTTTGTCGAAATGGCTGTTTTCGGGTCCAGAGGTTCTGATCCTTGATGAACCGACACGCGGCATCGATGTGGGTGCAAAATTCGAAATCTACGGCCTGATCAACGAATTGTCCGCACAAGGCAAGGGGGTTGTCATGATCTCCTCTGAAATGCCGGAGCTGCTGGGCATGTGCGACAGAATTTATGTCATGAATGAAGGGGCCTTCATGGGCGAATTGACGGCAGAAGATGCCAGTCAGGAACGCATCATGTCCATGATTGTCACCAGATCGGAGAAAGTCTGA
- a CDS encoding ABC transporter substrate-binding protein, whose amino-acid sequence MKKTFALLASTSLISVGTSALAVDLEVTHWWTSGGEAAAVAEFARLFNENTEHTWVDGAIAGAGGTARPIMIGRITGGDPMGATQFNHGRQAEELAEAGLMLDLTDLAEAEGWHDFVNPTSLLDSCTIDGRLYCVPINIHSWQWLWLSHQAYEDVGLPVPTNWDEFIEAAPALQEAGKVPLAMGGQPWQAVGAFGVMAIALAGNEAWSAVHIDHDAEVAAGPEFARVFEAAAQARAFSARSNVQDWNQATNMVISGQAGGQIMGDWAQGEFQVAGLVAGEDYSCLPGLGVTEIISTGGDAFYFPKINDPEVEAAQLELASLMISPEAQVAFNLKKGSLPVRGDVDLEAANDCMQKGLEILATGNILPDANQTFSPDTQGQIEDLMVEFWNDPNYTAEEAQRLYAEIVARAD is encoded by the coding sequence ATGAAAAAAACATTCGCACTGCTGGCATCAACCAGTCTGATTTCCGTTGGCACATCGGCGCTGGCCGTTGATCTGGAAGTCACGCATTGGTGGACATCGGGCGGGGAAGCGGCGGCAGTCGCCGAATTCGCACGCCTGTTCAATGAAAACACCGAACACACCTGGGTCGATGGTGCCATCGCAGGTGCCGGCGGCACAGCGCGCCCGATCATGATTGGCCGTATCACTGGCGGTGATCCGATGGGCGCCACCCAGTTCAACCATGGCCGTCAGGCCGAAGAACTGGCCGAAGCGGGCCTGATGCTGGATTTGACCGACCTGGCCGAGGCCGAGGGCTGGCATGATTTCGTGAACCCGACATCGCTGCTGGACAGCTGCACGATTGACGGGCGGCTTTACTGTGTGCCTATCAATATTCATTCCTGGCAATGGCTGTGGCTAAGCCATCAGGCCTATGAGGATGTAGGCCTTCCCGTTCCCACCAACTGGGACGAATTCATCGAAGCGGCCCCCGCGCTGCAAGAAGCAGGAAAAGTCCCGCTGGCGATGGGTGGACAACCCTGGCAGGCAGTGGGTGCTTTCGGGGTGATGGCCATTGCGCTGGCCGGAAACGAGGCATGGTCGGCGGTGCATATCGACCATGATGCCGAAGTGGCCGCCGGGCCGGAATTTGCCCGCGTGTTCGAAGCCGCAGCACAGGCGCGCGCCTTTTCTGCGCGGTCCAACGTGCAGGACTGGAATCAGGCCACCAATATGGTCATTTCCGGTCAGGCTGGCGGGCAGATCATGGGTGACTGGGCGCAGGGCGAATTTCAGGTCGCCGGTCTTGTCGCAGGCGAGGATTATTCCTGCCTGCCCGGTCTTGGTGTAACTGAAATCATCTCGACGGGCGGGGATGCGTTCTATTTCCCCAAAATCAATGACCCCGAAGTAGAGGCTGCCCAGCTTGAACTGGCCTCGTTGATGATTTCGCCTGAAGCGCAGGTGGCCTTCAACCTTAAGAAAGGGTCGCTGCCGGTCCGCGGTGATGTCGATCTGGAAGCCGCGAATGACTGCATGCAGAAGGGGCTGGAAATTCTGGCGACAGGCAACATTCTGCCGGATGCAAACCAGACATTTTCGCCGGATACGCAAGGCCAGATTGAAGATCTGATGGTCGAATTCTGGAACGATCCAAACTACACCGCAGAAGAAGCCCAACGTCTGTACGCCGAGATTGTCGCGCGCGCGGATTAA
- a CDS encoding carbohydrate ABC transporter permease gives MSSARRARDGARPPIRLLRNLSSKLAAIPMVLVGLGVFVGGTIWTIVHSFTDSRLLPRLNWVGFDQYERLWSTRRWLVSIENLAVYGIVSLVLTMCLGFFLAALLDRKIRFEDTFRTIFLYPFALSFIVTGLVWQWILNPDFGIQSVIRGLGFSGFNFDPLYNPDLVIIGLLIAGLWQGTGLIMVIMLAGLRGIDEDIWKATRVDGIPIWKTYIVVIIPMMKPVFVTALVLVTSGIVKLYDLVVAMTSGGPGISSEVPAKFVYDTLFTRQNLGQGFAASTMMLVTVAIILIPWAYMQYREKRQ, from the coding sequence ATGTCAAGCGCAAGACGCGCTCGTGATGGCGCACGCCCGCCAATCCGCCTGCTGCGCAATCTGTCGTCCAAACTGGCGGCCATTCCGATGGTGCTGGTGGGGCTTGGCGTATTCGTGGGGGGCACGATCTGGACGATTGTTCATTCCTTCACCGACTCGCGCCTGTTGCCACGGCTGAACTGGGTCGGTTTTGATCAGTATGAACGTTTGTGGAGTACGCGCCGGTGGCTGGTATCCATTGAAAACCTTGCTGTTTACGGCATCGTGTCACTTGTGTTGACGATGTGTCTGGGGTTTTTTCTGGCGGCCCTTCTTGACCGGAAAATCCGGTTTGAAGATACATTCCGCACGATCTTCCTGTATCCTTTTGCCCTGTCCTTCATTGTGACCGGCCTTGTGTGGCAATGGATTCTGAACCCTGATTTCGGCATTCAGTCGGTCATTCGCGGGCTTGGGTTTTCAGGGTTCAACTTTGACCCGCTGTATAATCCTGATCTGGTGATCATCGGCCTGTTGATTGCGGGGTTATGGCAGGGAACGGGCCTGATCATGGTCATCATGCTGGCGGGTCTGCGCGGTATTGACGAAGACATATGGAAAGCGACCCGCGTGGACGGAATTCCGATATGGAAAACCTATATCGTGGTGATCATTCCCATGATGAAGCCGGTTTTCGTGACCGCGCTGGTGCTGGTGACCAGCGGTATTGTGAAACTTTACGATCTGGTCGTGGCGATGACATCGGGCGGTCCCGGCATCTCGTCCGAAGTGCCGGCGAAGTTTGTCTATGACACGTTGTTTACTCGCCAGAATCTGGGGCAGGGCTTTGCCGCATCGACAATGATGCTGGTAACCGTCGCCATCATTCTTATCCCATGGGCCTATATGCAATATCGGGAGAAGCGCCAATGA
- the araD gene encoding L-arabinonate dehydratase, with amino-acid sequence MTFTPAKWPRKLRSQEWFGGTGRDAIYHRGWMKNQGIPHDMFDGRPVIAILNTWSELTPCNAHLADLAQKVRAGIYEAGGLPVEVPAFSASESGFRPTAMMFRNLAAMSIEEQMRGLPMDGCVLLAGCDKTTPSLLMAAASSDLPSILVSGGPMLNGHFRGERVGSGTHLWKFSEAVKAGEMTPEEFLEAEASMSRSPGSCNTMGTASTMASMAEALGMALSGNAAIPAVDARRRVMAQLSGRRIVQMVKDDLKPSDILTKQAFENAIRTNAAIGGSTNAVIHMMAVAGRVGIDLGLDDWDRCGRGVPTIVNLMPSGKYLMEEFFYAGGLPVVLRRLGEAGMLHKDALTVSGGPIWDELQDVTNHNPDVILPVERALTQEGGIVVLRGNLAPKGAVLKPSAASAHLLHHRGRAVVFEDIDDYKARINDPDLDIDEHCIMVLKNCGPKGYPGMAEVGNMGLPPKILKKGITDMVRISDARMSGTAYGTVVLHTSPEAAAGGPLAVVQSGDMIELDVTARRLHLDITDAKLAARLDGWTPPAPLPASGYAWLHAHHVEGADTGADLDFLKGCRGAPVGRDSH; translated from the coding sequence ATGACTTTCACACCGGCAAAATGGCCCCGAAAACTACGGTCACAGGAATGGTTCGGGGGCACTGGGCGCGATGCGATCTATCATCGCGGATGGATGAAAAATCAGGGCATCCCGCATGACATGTTCGATGGCCGCCCCGTCATTGCCATTCTGAACACATGGTCGGAACTGACACCCTGCAACGCCCATCTGGCCGATCTGGCGCAAAAGGTGCGCGCAGGCATCTATGAAGCGGGTGGGCTGCCTGTCGAAGTGCCTGCCTTTTCGGCGTCGGAATCGGGGTTCCGGCCCACGGCGATGATGTTTCGCAATCTGGCGGCCATGTCCATCGAGGAACAGATGCGCGGCTTGCCCATGGATGGCTGCGTGTTGCTGGCGGGCTGCGACAAGACCACGCCCAGCCTGCTGATGGCGGCGGCGTCAAGTGACCTGCCTTCGATCCTTGTCAGTGGCGGGCCAATGCTGAACGGTCATTTCCGCGGGGAACGCGTGGGGTCTGGGACGCATTTGTGGAAATTTTCCGAAGCGGTCAAAGCAGGCGAGATGACACCGGAGGAGTTTCTGGAAGCGGAAGCGTCCATGTCACGTTCCCCCGGGTCGTGCAACACGATGGGCACGGCGTCCACCATGGCGTCGATGGCCGAGGCGTTGGGCATGGCCTTGTCGGGCAATGCGGCAATCCCCGCCGTGGATGCGCGCCGCCGTGTCATGGCGCAGCTGTCGGGGCGGCGCATTGTCCAGATGGTCAAGGATGATCTGAAACCGTCCGATATTCTGACCAAGCAGGCGTTTGAAAATGCCATCCGCACCAATGCCGCAATCGGCGGGTCCACCAATGCCGTGATCCATATGATGGCGGTTGCGGGGCGTGTGGGCATTGACCTTGGCCTTGACGACTGGGACCGCTGCGGGCGCGGGGTGCCCACCATCGTCAACCTGATGCCATCGGGCAAATACCTGATGGAGGAATTCTTCTACGCCGGTGGCCTGCCGGTCGTGCTGCGCCGCTTGGGCGAGGCGGGAATGCTGCACAAGGACGCGCTGACCGTGTCCGGCGGGCCGATCTGGGATGAATTGCAAGATGTCACGAACCACAACCCCGATGTCATCCTGCCCGTTGAACGCGCCCTGACACAAGAAGGCGGGATTGTCGTGCTGCGCGGCAATCTTGCCCCGAAAGGCGCGGTGCTGAAACCATCAGCCGCGTCAGCGCATTTGTTGCACCATCGTGGCCGCGCGGTGGTTTTTGAAGATATCGACGATTACAAGGCCCGCATCAACGACCCCGATCTGGACATTGACGAGCATTGCATCATGGTGCTGAAAAATTGCGGCCCCAAAGGTTACCCCGGCATGGCCGAAGTGGGCAATATGGGCCTGCCCCCCAAGATTTTGAAAAAGGGTATCACCGATATGGTGCGCATATCAGATGCGCGCATGTCGGGCACGGCCTATGGCACAGTTGTCCTGCACACATCGCCCGAAGCGGCGGCAGGCGGCCCGCTGGCCGTGGTGCAAAGCGGCGATATGATCGAATTGGACGTGACCGCGCGCCGTCTGCATCTGGACATAACGGACGCCAAACTGGCCGCACGGCTGGACGGCTGGACCCCGCCTGCCCCCCTGCCCGCATCCGGTTACGCATGGCTGCATGCCCACCATGTCGAAGGGGCGGATACAGGCGCGGACCTTGATTTTCTGAAAGGGTGCCGTGGCGCCCCGGTCGGAAGGGACAGTCACTGA
- the mmsB gene encoding multiple monosaccharide ABC transporter permease has product MQQANAQAGTAQSMREYLVNHLREYGLLFALIAVMVFFQITTNGTLMRPVNITNLLLQNSYIVIMALGMLIVIVSGNIDLSVGSVMGFIGALAAVLIVSMGLPLMVAVVICLITGGLIGAAQGYWIAYWKIPSFIVTLAGMLVFRGLSLWLLQGQSVGPFPREFQVIATGFVADPFPAAWGQSLAVLFGERNVNILALLTGVVAAAVIVWMGINKRARNKTFGVVGEPFAFFVVRNIIVAAALVFITYKLSSFRGLPNVLLTMGILTIIYAFLTENTVIGRQIYAVGGNEKAAKLSGIKTERLTFLAFVNMGVLAAAAGLVFAARLNTATPKAGFALELDVIAAAFIGGASMSGGVGKIVGAVVGAFLMGVLNNGMSIMGIGIDYQQMIKGLVLLAAVIFDVYNKSKRV; this is encoded by the coding sequence ATGCAACAGGCAAATGCACAAGCAGGAACAGCGCAATCGATGCGCGAGTATCTGGTGAACCACCTGCGCGAATATGGTCTTTTGTTCGCGCTGATCGCGGTGATGGTGTTTTTCCAGATCACCACCAACGGCACGCTTATGCGGCCCGTAAACATTACCAACCTGCTGTTGCAAAACAGCTATATCGTCATCATGGCGCTTGGCATGCTGATTGTCATCGTGTCTGGCAATATCGATTTGTCGGTAGGGTCGGTTATGGGCTTCATCGGGGCGCTGGCGGCAGTGCTGATCGTGTCCATGGGTCTGCCGTTGATGGTGGCAGTTGTTATCTGCCTGATTACGGGCGGTTTGATCGGGGCGGCGCAGGGCTATTGGATTGCCTATTGGAAAATCCCGTCCTTTATTGTGACGCTTGCGGGTATGCTGGTGTTTCGCGGGCTGTCGCTGTGGCTGCTGCAAGGCCAGTCTGTCGGCCCCTTCCCGCGTGAATTTCAGGTCATCGCCACAGGCTTTGTCGCAGATCCGTTTCCTGCCGCATGGGGGCAGTCGCTGGCGGTGTTGTTTGGCGAACGCAATGTCAATATTCTGGCCCTGCTGACCGGCGTGGTCGCGGCCGCCGTCATCGTCTGGATGGGGATCAACAAACGCGCGCGCAACAAAACTTTCGGCGTTGTGGGTGAACCATTTGCGTTCTTTGTGGTCCGCAACATCATCGTCGCGGCGGCGCTGGTGTTCATCACCTATAAGCTGTCCAGTTTTCGCGGATTGCCCAATGTGCTGCTGACCATGGGCATACTGACCATCATCTATGCGTTTCTGACCGAAAACACCGTCATAGGCCGCCAGATTTATGCAGTCGGCGGCAATGAAAAGGCCGCGAAACTGTCCGGTATCAAGACCGAACGCCTGACCTTTCTGGCCTTTGTCAACATGGGTGTTCTGGCCGCAGCGGCGGGGCTGGTTTTCGCCGCACGGCTGAACACGGCCACCCCCAAGGCGGGCTTCGCGCTGGAACTTGACGTAATTGCCGCAGCCTTCATCGGGGGGGCATCCATGTCGGGCGGGGTCGGCAAGATCGTGGGTGCGGTCGTCGGCGCATTCCTGATGGGTGTTTTGAACAACGGCATGTCCATCATGGGGATCGGCATTGATTATCAACAGATGATCAAGGGCCTGGTGCTGCTGGCTGCCGTGATTTTCGACGTCTACAACAAAAGCAAACGCGTCTAA
- a CDS encoding Gfo/Idh/MocA family protein produces the protein MKIALVGIGKIALDQHVPALRVSPDWELAATVSRNGSVDGVEAWRDLDAMLAARSDIRVISLCVPPVPRFDLAAKALQAGRYVMLEKPPGATLSECATLQAMAQSARLGVFATWHSREAAMVAPAKAWLAGKTVTSGRITWREDVRKWHPGQDWVFDAGGMGVFDPGINALSILTEILPCTVHLRAATLEVPQNRQMPIAAQLDFTNNISAEFDWRQTGPQTWSITLETDQGTLELHDGGARMLLNGAPCNEPHNALSGEYPRLYQRMAQLVRAGESDMDIRPLTLVADAFMTGTRVSVDPFHF, from the coding sequence ATGAAAATAGCCCTTGTCGGAATTGGAAAAATCGCCCTCGACCAGCATGTGCCGGCCTTGCGCGTATCGCCGGATTGGGAACTGGCCGCGACAGTGTCGCGCAATGGCAGCGTTGACGGGGTCGAGGCTTGGCGTGATCTGGATGCCATGCTGGCCGCGCGCAGTGATATTCGTGTCATCTCGTTATGCGTGCCGCCTGTGCCGCGGTTCGATCTGGCCGCGAAAGCGTTGCAGGCGGGGCGCTATGTCATGCTGGAAAAACCCCCCGGTGCCACGCTGTCCGAATGCGCCACATTGCAGGCTATGGCCCAAAGCGCGCGCCTTGGGGTTTTCGCCACATGGCACAGCCGAGAGGCCGCGATGGTCGCCCCCGCGAAAGCATGGCTGGCGGGCAAAACCGTGACATCAGGGCGCATCACATGGCGCGAGGATGTGCGCAAATGGCACCCCGGTCAGGATTGGGTGTTCGATGCAGGCGGCATGGGCGTGTTTGACCCCGGCATAAATGCATTGTCCATCCTGACTGAAATCCTGCCCTGCACGGTGCATTTGCGCGCAGCCACGCTGGAAGTGCCGCAAAACCGCCAGATGCCGATTGCCGCACAGCTGGACTTTACCAACAACATCAGCGCCGAATTCGACTGGCGCCAGACCGGACCGCAAACATGGTCGATCACGCTTGAAACCGATCAGGGCACGCTGGAATTGCATGATGGCGGCGCGCGTATGCTGCTGAACGGCGCGCCCTGCAATGAACCCCACAATGCGCTGTCGGGTGAATACCCGCGCCTGTATCAGCGTATGGCGCAGCTTGTGCGCGCGGGCGAGTCTGACATGGACATCCGCCCCCTGACACTGGTTGCCGATGCCTTCATGACTGGCACGCGTGTCAGTGTTGACCCTTTCCATTTCTAA
- a CDS encoding LacI family DNA-binding transcriptional regulator — protein sequence MQKAPPKIKDVAQVAGVSTATVSRALTQPDRLSEATRAKVFDAIEATGYRVNQAARNLRTRRAGAVLVLVPNLGNPFFSTILSSMNDVLSANGYSVLVFDSQQPGASEQAVADCFLNGSVDGMITLDGNMSTITAKALRSANMMRNVVFCCEWSDHWALPSIRSNNGLGTRLAVDHLVALGHRRIAHVTGPDSNILAQMRKSAYIDRCAAHGLDIAPEWIVQGDFSLGAGAMAADRILAVNPRPTGVFCASDAMALSFVARCRQRGVRVPEDMSVVGFDDIEMAAFLEPGLTTIRQDRAGLGRLAAQELLARLRGEQKTEGAHVIYSPVALIERGTTAPPLDSRTDSPANGRTPPSKSTEFQEPVDKPA from the coding sequence ATGCAAAAGGCCCCGCCAAAGATCAAGGATGTCGCGCAAGTCGCCGGTGTATCAACCGCGACCGTCAGCCGCGCCCTGACCCAGCCCGACCGCCTGAGCGAAGCTACGCGCGCAAAGGTTTTTGATGCTATTGAGGCCACGGGCTACCGTGTCAATCAGGCGGCGCGCAACCTGCGCACACGTCGCGCGGGGGCTGTGCTGGTGCTGGTCCCCAATCTGGGCAACCCGTTCTTTTCGACGATCCTGTCCAGCATGAACGACGTGTTGTCCGCGAACGGGTATTCCGTGCTGGTGTTTGACAGCCAGCAACCCGGCGCATCCGAACAGGCGGTCGCAGATTGTTTTCTGAACGGCAGCGTGGATGGCATGATCACGCTTGATGGCAATATGTCGACCATCACCGCGAAAGCCCTGCGCAGCGCCAATATGATGCGAAATGTCGTGTTTTGCTGCGAATGGTCCGACCATTGGGCATTGCCTTCGATCCGCAGCAATAACGGATTGGGGACAAGGCTGGCCGTGGATCACCTTGTGGCGCTGGGGCATCGACGCATTGCGCATGTGACCGGACCGGACTCCAACATTCTGGCCCAGATGCGCAAGTCTGCGTATATTGACCGCTGTGCCGCGCACGGGCTGGACATTGCGCCGGAATGGATTGTTCAGGGGGATTTCTCGTTGGGGGCTGGCGCGATGGCGGCCGACCGCATTCTGGCAGTGAACCCGCGCCCTACGGGCGTATTCTGCGCATCTGATGCGATGGCATTAAGCTTTGTTGCACGGTGCAGACAACGCGGTGTTCGCGTGCCCGAAGACATGTCCGTAGTCGGTTTTGATGATATTGAAATGGCTGCTTTTTTGGAACCGGGCCTGACAACCATCCGGCAGGACCGGGCTGGCCTTGGCAGACTGGCCGCGCAGGAATTGCTGGCGCGGCTGCGCGGTGAACAAAAAACCGAAGGCGCGCATGTCATTTATTCCCCTGTCGCGCTGATTGAACGGGGAACCACCGCCCCGCCACTGGACAGCCGCACAGACAGCCCCGCAAATGGCCGCACGCCCCCGTCCAAGTCTACAGAATTTCAAGAACCCGTTGATAAACCCGCATAA
- the chvE gene encoding multiple monosaccharide ABC transporter substrate-binding protein — protein MTFKLVTASAVGLTLATGAMAEGLIGIAMPTQSSARWISDGESMVGLFEDAGYSTILQYAEDDIPNQLAQIENMVTNGVDVLVIAAIDGTTLSNALENAHFAGIDIIAYDRLIRDSEHVSYYATFDNFQVGVQQADSLISGLESRFGSGPWNVELFGGSPDDNNAFFFYDGAMSVIQPLIDDGSINIVSGQMGMDRVGTLRWDGAVAQARMDNLLSAHYTDADIHGVLSPYDGLSIGILSSLKGVGYGSDDQEMPIVTGQDAEVPSIKSILAGEQYSTVFKDTRELARVTVGMVNALLGGDEPEINDTETYDNGVKVVPSFLLEPVSVDASNWEEILIGSGYYTEEQLR, from the coding sequence ATGACTTTTAAACTAGTGACCGCATCCGCGGTCGGACTTACACTTGCCACCGGCGCCATGGCCGAAGGGCTGATCGGCATTGCCATGCCAACGCAATCATCCGCCCGCTGGATATCAGATGGCGAATCCATGGTTGGCCTGTTCGAGGACGCCGGCTATTCCACAATTCTGCAATATGCCGAAGATGACATTCCCAATCAGCTGGCCCAGATTGAAAACATGGTCACCAACGGGGTTGATGTTCTGGTCATCGCGGCGATTGACGGCACCACATTGTCCAACGCGCTGGAAAATGCACATTTCGCGGGAATTGACATCATCGCCTATGACCGGCTGATCCGCGACAGTGAACATGTCAGCTATTACGCGACCTTCGACAATTTCCAGGTTGGCGTGCAACAGGCGGACTCGCTGATTTCGGGGTTGGAATCGCGCTTCGGGTCCGGGCCCTGGAATGTGGAACTGTTCGGCGGCTCGCCCGATGATAACAACGCGTTCTTCTTCTATGATGGCGCAATGTCGGTGATCCAGCCGCTGATTGATGATGGATCGATCAACATTGTGTCCGGTCAGATGGGCATGGACCGTGTGGGCACGCTCCGCTGGGATGGTGCCGTTGCACAGGCGCGCATGGATAACCTGCTGTCCGCGCATTACACCGATGCAGATATTCATGGCGTGCTGTCCCCCTATGACGGGCTGTCGATTGGTATTCTGTCCTCGCTCAAGGGGGTAGGTTACGGGTCGGATGATCAGGAAATGCCCATTGTGACCGGGCAGGATGCTGAAGTCCCGTCCATCAAGTCCATTCTGGCGGGCGAGCAGTATTCGACCGTGTTCAAGGACACGCGCGAACTGGCGCGGGTGACAGTTGGCATGGTCAACGCGCTTCTTGGCGGGGACGAGCCGGAAATCAACGACACCGAAACCTATGATAACGGTGTCAAGGTTGTGCCCAGCTTCTTGCTGGAGCCGGTGTCGGTTGATGCCTCGAACTGGGAAGAAATCCTGATCGGGTCGGGCTACTACACCGAAGAGCAACTGCGCTAA